Proteins encoded by one window of Chanos chanos chromosome 7, fChaCha1.1, whole genome shotgun sequence:
- the dhrs4 gene encoding dehydrogenase/reductase SDR family member 4, whose translation MLSAVTKCLLSNSVAGIRMMSHSSLSGKVAIVTASTDGIGLAAAQALGKRGAHVVVSSRRQANVDKAVELLRSEKIKVTGTTCNVGKSEDREKLVNMTLEECGGVDILVSNAAVNPFFGNILDSTEAVWDKILDVNVKAAFLLTKLVVPHMEKRGGGSVVFVSSVAGYQPFQALGPYSVSKTALLGLTRALAPELAQSNVRVNCVAPGIIKTRFSSALWASEDMVDEFKKQLSIKRLGEPEDIGGVIAFLCSDDASYITGETVTVTGGMNCRL comes from the exons ATGCTTAGTGCTGTCACAAAGTGCCTGTTGTCCAATTCTGTCGCCGGGATAAGAATGATGTCTCACAGCAGTCTTTCTGGAAAAGTTGCCATAGTAACTGCTTCCACGGATGG gattgGCCTGGCCGCAGCTCAAGCGCTGGGTAAGAGAGGAGCTCATGTTGTTGTGAGCAGTCGACGGCAAGCGAATGTTGACAAGGCTGTAGAATTACTGCGTAGCGAGAAGATCAAAGTCACTGGGACTACGTGTAATGTGGGGAAAAgcgaagacagagagaagctggTGAATATG ACATTAGAGGAGTGTGGTGGTGTTGATATCCTGGTCTCCAACGCAGCTGTAAACCCCTTCTTTGGCAATATCTTGGACTCTACAGAGGCAGTCTGGGACAAG ATCCTAGATGTGAATGTGAAGGCTGCTTTTCTTCTTACCAAACTTGTGGTGCCACACATGGagaaaagagg GGGTGGATCTGTCGTGTTTGTGTCATCAGTAGCAGGTTATCAGCCTTTTCAG GCGTTGGGTCCGTACAGCGTGAGCAAGACGGCCCTGTTGGGTTTGACTCGCGCTCTGGCCCCTGAACTGGCTCAGAGCAACGTTCGGGTCAACTGTGTGGCTCCTGGAATCATCAAAACCCGCTTCAGCTCAGCG TTATGGGCAAGTGAGGACATGGTAGATGAATTTAAGAAACAGCTGAGCATTAAAAG GCTTGGGGAGCCAGAGGATATCGGTGGAGTTATCGCTTTTCTGTGTTCCGACGACGCTTCCTACATCACGGGAGAGACCGTCACGGTGACGGGTGGCATGAATTGCAGACTatag
- the efs gene encoding embryonal Fyn-associated substrate has product LSQTVLAKALFDNTAESPEELAFRKGDILMVLNQDQGGGPGWWLCSLHGRQGIAPANRLRLLQTSPAPAPANANATATDARRAPSVDSVYLSPRDDLDGVYLSPPSLGDGVYQSPGVTPTSRPGELRQSEGGRPRSHSSSGTRPRPDWDVGVTGRPRSPSLRGRGGEPGTVYQTPTSPAPLTAAAYTRSHGALASESVYLTPRPAAEAVADATYLSPREATGSGHSDGCYLVPRPSTTLLPNEELYQTPTSAVSATVPTEAKMQDGTCPKSSPSTSVNGSVPSQSKTGHEPPAMYQTPTPPGGAIQRTPINERKLHRGDSLPAVASPAPVQQRPLPVTARGSPRPLAKVGQKEPGAPFTPPVGRGKLSQGALRGSPLLARAGKAGVPGSPNFGRKPPPPAPPVRSVTRKDAWPSSPTTVTAAPKPVLQGSPAPPQQSREEEERHKGSERCKEVEKSADEKKKDSGTKTKKMEDKEYEDLDGQDQVYDTPPTNRWQRPVPAEEDESIYNTPRTVPVHLNQGSEIYDIPTLGLTPPPVAAAAEVEEEDVYSVPSLPGLPLVTGEIPALTETATGNVLSPGKLEPSLHSNAASEDVSEADGGIYDMPALTLEVPPSSSSRRLSISSTGSADVQWKTSLSALIQSALGSASQSSTLSRDLATSLAEILSAWKAGHAGDAPPPLQQIWSRLSDLLPALSVGGTAPPAEALVSMVQRALEDSALLLQSQERPRLPSQESLSRRPLPALPVAEVKPIAGGMGSRKGSWIQERPLPPPPTAAFPLPPAPVLLPPTVGRTEEDEQVNEYAGIGLTPAPPSYPTGDSVGYVKLQGKPEPHPDAQVESGSTQVITTAETRLSPSPPLPVSLSLEDSELLSFYSSQSRSHLSCLGDSIDALFASVKGNQPPRVFVSKAKSLIVTAHKLVFIGDTLARILSSSDLRAKVTTSSGRLCQALKSVVVATKGAAQNYPSFPATQEMVDRVADLSQHAAGFSGLLQRLAQIS; this is encoded by the exons ctctctcagacggtACTAGCGAAGGCTCTTTTCGACAACACAGCCGAGAGTCCAGAGGAGTTGGCCTTCCGGAAGGGAGATATTTTGATGGTCCTAAATCAGGATCAAGGAGGAGGGCCCGGATGGTGGCTCTGCTCCCTGCACGGCAGACAAGGCATTGCCCCTGCCAACCGCCTGCGCCTTCTCCAGACCTCGCCCGCCCCTGCCCCTGCCAATGCCAATGCCACCGCCACAGATGCGCGCAGGGCCCCCAGTGTGGATTCTGTCTACCTCTCCCCAAGGGATGACTTGGATGGGGTCTATCTCTCCCCCCCGAGCCTGGGAGACGGGGTGTACCAGAGCCCAGGGGTAACTCCCACATCCAGACCGGGAGAACTCCGACAGTCTGAGGGGGGGCGCCCGCGTTCCCACTCCAGCTCTGGCACGAGGCCACGTCCAGATTGGGACGTCGGGGTGACGGGCCGACCTCGCTCGCCTTCTCTCAGGGGTCGGGGTGGGGAGCCCGGCACGGTCTACCAGACGCCCACGTCACCTGCTCCTTTGACAGCTGCAGCATATACCAGATCTCACGGAGCGTTGGCTTCAGAGTCAGTGTACCTGACACCCAGACCAGCAGCTGAAGCTGTGGCTGATGCCACATACCTTTCCCCGAGAGAAGCGACTGGATCAGGGCACTCAGACGGCTGTTATCTGGTGCCTAGGCCGTCAACAACATTACTGCCCAATGAGGAACTGTACCAGACTCCAACGAGTGCAGTGTCTGCAACAGTGCCTACTGAAGCTAAGATGCAAGATGGCACTTGTCCCAAAAGCAGCCCCTCAACTTCAGTCAATGGCTCCGTTCCCTCACAATCCAAAACAGGACACGAACCCCCAGCAATGTACCAAACCCCGACACCACCAGGAGGGGCAATCCAAAGGACCCCTATAAATGAACGTAAGCTCCACAGAGGTGACTCTTTGCCTGCAGTGGCGTCGCCTGCCCCAGTGCAACAGAGACCGTTACCTGTAACGGCCAGAGGGTCACCGAGACCCCTTGCGAAAGTTGGTCAGAAAGAACCCGGGGCCCCTTTCACTCCTCCTGTGGGTCGAGGAAAATTATCTCAGGGCGCGTTGAGAGGGTCCCCTTTGTTGGCGAGGGCAGGTAAAGCAGGGGTACCAGGGTCTCCAAACTTTGGGCGCAAGCCTCCACCACCCGCCCCACCAGTCAGAAGCGTCACCAGAAAAGACGCATGGCCGTCTTCTCCGACGACAGTTACTGCGGCTCCCAAACCTGTTCTCCAGGGGAGCCCTGCACCcccacagcagagcagagaagaggaggagagacataAAGGGTCAGAGAGGTGTAAAGAGGTAGAGAAGTCAGCAGATGAAAAGAAGAAGGATTCCGGAacgaaaacaaagaaaatggagGACAAAGAATATGAGGATCTCGACGGCCAAgatcag GTGTATGATACTCCTCCCACCAACAGATGGCAGCGCCCAGTTCCAGCAGAAGAGGACGAGAGCATCTACAACACCCCTCGCACCGTCCCTGTGCACCTCAACCAAGGGTCTGAG ATATATGACATCCCCACCCTGGGTCTGACTCCACCGCCTGTTGCAGCAGCTGCAGAGGTCGAAGAGGAAGACGTCTACAGTGTTCCAAGTCTCCCCGGTCTCCCATTGGTGACAGGGGAGATTCCCGCGTTGACAGAGACAGCCACTGGGAATGTCCTCAGCCCAGGAAAGCTAGAGCCTAGCTTGCATAGCAACGCCGCTTCGGAGGATGTTTCAGAGGCCGACGGGGGGATCTACGACATGCCCGCCCTCACTCTCGAggtccctccctcctcttcctcacgcCGTCTCTCTATATCTAGCACGGGCTCTGCGGACGTCCAGTGGAAGACCTCCCTCTCGGCCCTTATCCAATCAGCTCTCGGCTCAGCTTCGCAAAGCAGCACCCTGTCTCGAGACCTCGCCACCTCGTTGGCCGAGATCTTGTCTGCCTGGAAGGCGGGACATGCTGGTGATGCCCCGCCTCCCCTCCAGCAGATCTGGTCCCGCCTCTCCGACCTCCTGCCCGCCCTTTCCGTGGGCGGCACAGCGCCCCCGGCGGAGGCCCTCGTATCCATGGTCCAGCGGGCGCTGGAAGACTCCGCATTGCTCCTGCAAAGCCAGGAGAGGCCGCGCCTCCCCTCTCAGGAGTCCCTGTCCCGGAGGCCGCTCCCTGCTCTCCCCGTGGCAGAGGTCAAGCCCATCGCCGGGGGCATGGGGTCAAGGAAAGGCAGCTGGATCCAGGAGCGGCCGctgcctcctcctcccaccGCGGCCTTTCCGCTGCCCCCGGCGCCCGTTCTGCTGCCCCCTACCGTGGGGAGAACCGAAGAGGACGAGCAGGTTAACGAGTATGCTGGGATCGGTCTAACTCCTGCTCCACCGTCTTATCCCACAGGGGACAGCGTGGGATACGTCAAACTGCAG gGGAAGCCAGAACCCCACCCAGATGCTCAGGTAGAGAGCGGCTCAACGCAGGTCATCACCACTGCTGAGACTAGG ttgagtccgtctcctcctctcccgGTGTCCCTCTCCCTGGAGGATTCAGAGCTCCTCTCCTTCTACTCATCTCAGAGTCGGTCCCACCTCTCATGCCTGGGAGACTCCATTGACGCTCTTTTTGCCAGTGTTAAGGGGAATCAGCCACCCCGTGTTTTTGTCTCCAAGGCCAAGAGCCTCATTGTTACTGCACACAAGCTTGTCTTCATTGGGGACACGCTCGCCCGAATTCTCAGCTCTTCGGACCTCAGGGCAAAG GTCACGACCTCAAGTGGGAGGCTTTGTCAGGCTTTGAAATCTGTCGTCGTGGCAACAAAGGGAGCCGCACAAAACTACCCATCGTTCCCCGCCACTCAGGAAATGGTGGATCGTGTGGCTGACCTATCCCAGCATGCAGCAGGGTTCTCTGGGCTTCTTCAGCGACTAGCACAGATATCTTGA